The stretch of DNA AGATTTTAATGGAACACAACGTCAAAAACTTGAATCTATTTATTCTGGTGATGGTGTAAAACCTAGAAACTTGCCCGAAGAAGCAATAGTTACAGCTATATATTTACCTCTAGGCAGGGAGTTTAAAACGGCGTTTTATAAATTACGTGAGCGTGAAAGTTTAGAATTTACATCACTAACTTCTGCTTTAGCAATAGACAAAGCGGGAAAGATAAAAATTGCATTATCTGGCGTAGACCCAAAAGCTGTTGTAGTTGAAGGATTGAGTACTGATGATAAACAAGAACTAATTAAAAAAGCCATAAAGGGTTCTAGAACTGTTGATAATGATATGTATTCTCGAAAGTACCGCAGAGAAATGATTAGTGTGTATTTAAATAGAAGTTTTGAAAAAATTGAGCTATAATTTTAATAAAGGATGTTTTTGTCTTTTATTATTTTATTGTTAATTTTGATCTTATAAACATACCTAACTCTCAGTTTAAAACGAAGTATAAAACACAAAATTGAATGAGAGGAAGTAAAAAATCTATATAAATGGAAAATAATCCTTTAAGTGTAATGTATGCAGAGCATGACGTTATAATGAAAGCAGAAAAAATTATAGACAACATTGATGGTCTTTGGGAAAAAGATTCTGCAACCTATATTGAAATTGTTGACAATTTAGTATTGTTTTTTAAAGAGTATGCTGATGGATATCATCACCGTAAGGAGGAGGAAGTATTGTTTCCTGCCGTTTACAATCATCCCGATTTTGTATTGCAGGGGATTATTGATGAATTTGAACAACATCACGAAAGTTTTAGAGATTACACTCAAGAAATTCAAGAAGCTTTGGATAACGAGGAATTTCCAAAATCGTACAACTTACTTCAAGAGTATTGCAATGATTTATTAGACCATATTGCCGCCGAAAACGAAGAATTATTTGTTTTGGCAGAGAATTTATTGAG from Flavobacteriales bacterium encodes:
- a CDS encoding hemerythrin domain-containing protein; this encodes MENNPLSVMYAEHDVIMKAEKIIDNIDGLWEKDSATYIEIVDNLVLFFKEYADGYHHRKEEEVLFPAVYNHPDFVLQGIIDEFEQHHESFRDYTQEIQEALDNEEFPKSYNLLQEYCNDLLDHIAAENEELFVLAENLLSENELETIFFKFKDIDMELGEARKVELEKSIENILV